One genomic region from Bubalus bubalis isolate 160015118507 breed Murrah chromosome 24, NDDB_SH_1, whole genome shotgun sequence encodes:
- the LOC102396022 gene encoding 2-acylglycerol O-acyltransferase 3 isoform X2, which produces MKTLKKQWLEILSTYQYVLCFCFLGFFFSLVGFFLLFTSLWYLSVLYLVWLFLDWDTSQQGGRRNQWLRNCTVWKHLIDYFPIKLVKTAELPPDRNYVLASHPHGVVAVGSICNFATEGTGCSQLFPGLRFSVAMLNCLLYMPGHREYFLSCGTCSVNRQSLDYVLSQPQLGRAVVIVVGGANEALYAVPGEHCLTLRNRKGFVRLALRHGASLVPVYSFGENDIFRVKVFAPDSWQRLFQITIKRLLSFSPCIFWGHGLFSAKSWGLVPLARPVTTVVGHPIPVPQCPQPTEEQVDHYHTLYMKALEQLFEEHKESCGLPASTHLTFI; this is translated from the exons ATGAAAACCTTAAAGAAACAGTGGTTAGAAATACTGAGCACCTACCAATACGTGCTCTGTTTCTGCTTCCTGG gctttttcttttcccttgttggcttcttcctcctcttcacctCTCTCTGGTATCTCTCTGTTCTCTACTTGGTATGGTTATTCCTGGACTGGGACACATCCCAGCAAG GTGGAAGGCGAAATCAGTGGTTGAGGAACTGCACTGTGTGGAAACACCTGATTGATTATTTCCCCATTAAG CTGGTGAAAACAGCAGAGCTGCCCCCAGACAGGAACTACGTGCTAGCGTCCCACCCACATGGGGTCGTAGCCGTCGGAAGCATCTGTAACTTCGCCACGGAGGGCACTGGCTGCTCGCAGCTGTTCCCAGGGCTTCGGTTCTCAGTGGCCATGTTGAATTGTCTCTTGTACATGCCAGGCCATCGAGAGTACTTTCTGTCCTGTG GAACATGTTCTGTGAACCGTCAGAGCCTGGATTATGTTCTATCTCAACCACAGCTCGGCAGGGCTGTGGTCATCGTGGTCGGAGGGGCCAATGAGGCCCTGTATGCCGTCCCAGGGGAGCACTGCCTCACTCTCCGGAATCGTAAAGGCTTCGTCCGCCTGGCACTGAGGCACGG TGCCTCCCTGGTGCCCGTGTACTCCTTTGGGGAGAATGACATCTTCAGAGTTAAGGTTTTTGCCCCAGACTCCTGGCAGCGTCTGTTCCAGATCACCATCAAGAGGCTCCTGAGCTTCTCTCCTTGCATCTTCTGGGGCCATGGTCTCTTCTCAGCCAAGTCCTGGGGCCTGGTGCCCCTCGCCAGACCCGTCACCACTGTGG TGGGCCACCCCATCCCGGTGCCCCAGTGCCCACAGCCCACCGAGGAGCAGGTGGACCACTATCACACGCTGTACATGAAGGCTCTGGAGCAACTGTTTGAGGAGCACAAGGAGAGCTGCGGCCTCCCGGCTTCTACTCACCTCACCTTCATCTAG
- the LOC102396022 gene encoding 2-acylglycerol O-acyltransferase 3 isoform X3: MKTLKKQWLEILSTYQYVLCFCFLGGRRNQWLRNCTVWKHLIDYFPIKLVKTAELPPDRNYVLASHPHGVVAVGSICNFATEGTGCSQLFPGLRFSVAMLNCLLYMPGHREYFLSCGTCSVNRQSLDYVLSQPQLGRAVVIVVGGANEALYAVPGEHCLTLRNRKGFVRLALRHGASLVPVYSFGENDIFRVKVFAPDSWQRLFQITIKRLLSFSPCIFWGHGLFSAKSWGLVPLARPVTTVVGHPIPVPQCPQPTEEQVDHYHTLYMKALEQLFEEHKESCGLPASTHLTFI, encoded by the exons ATGAAAACCTTAAAGAAACAGTGGTTAGAAATACTGAGCACCTACCAATACGTGCTCTGTTTCTGCTTCCTGG GTGGAAGGCGAAATCAGTGGTTGAGGAACTGCACTGTGTGGAAACACCTGATTGATTATTTCCCCATTAAG CTGGTGAAAACAGCAGAGCTGCCCCCAGACAGGAACTACGTGCTAGCGTCCCACCCACATGGGGTCGTAGCCGTCGGAAGCATCTGTAACTTCGCCACGGAGGGCACTGGCTGCTCGCAGCTGTTCCCAGGGCTTCGGTTCTCAGTGGCCATGTTGAATTGTCTCTTGTACATGCCAGGCCATCGAGAGTACTTTCTGTCCTGTG GAACATGTTCTGTGAACCGTCAGAGCCTGGATTATGTTCTATCTCAACCACAGCTCGGCAGGGCTGTGGTCATCGTGGTCGGAGGGGCCAATGAGGCCCTGTATGCCGTCCCAGGGGAGCACTGCCTCACTCTCCGGAATCGTAAAGGCTTCGTCCGCCTGGCACTGAGGCACGG TGCCTCCCTGGTGCCCGTGTACTCCTTTGGGGAGAATGACATCTTCAGAGTTAAGGTTTTTGCCCCAGACTCCTGGCAGCGTCTGTTCCAGATCACCATCAAGAGGCTCCTGAGCTTCTCTCCTTGCATCTTCTGGGGCCATGGTCTCTTCTCAGCCAAGTCCTGGGGCCTGGTGCCCCTCGCCAGACCCGTCACCACTGTGG TGGGCCACCCCATCCCGGTGCCCCAGTGCCCACAGCCCACCGAGGAGCAGGTGGACCACTATCACACGCTGTACATGAAGGCTCTGGAGCAACTGTTTGAGGAGCACAAGGAGAGCTGCGGCCTCCCGGCTTCTACTCACCTCACCTTCATCTAG
- the LOC102396022 gene encoding 2-acylglycerol O-acyltransferase 3 isoform X1 yields MKTLKKQWLEILSTYQYVLCFCFLGFFFSLVGFFLLFTSLWYLSVLYLVWLFLDWDTSQQGGRRNQWLRNCTVWKHLIDYFPIKLVKTAELPPDRNYVLASHPHGVVAVGSICNFATEGTGCSQLFPGLRFSVAMLNCLLYMPGHREYFLSCGTCSVNRQSLDYVLSQPQLGRAVVIVVGGANEALYAVPGEHCLTLRNRKGFVRLALRHGASLVPVYSFGENDIFRVKVFAPDSWQRLFQITIKRLLSFSPCIFWGHGLFSAKSWGLVPLARPVTTVGECPCPGKKAAICCACSRGPSLTCVPLSLQWATPSRCPSAHSPPRSRWTTITRCT; encoded by the exons ATGAAAACCTTAAAGAAACAGTGGTTAGAAATACTGAGCACCTACCAATACGTGCTCTGTTTCTGCTTCCTGG gctttttcttttcccttgttggcttcttcctcctcttcacctCTCTCTGGTATCTCTCTGTTCTCTACTTGGTATGGTTATTCCTGGACTGGGACACATCCCAGCAAG GTGGAAGGCGAAATCAGTGGTTGAGGAACTGCACTGTGTGGAAACACCTGATTGATTATTTCCCCATTAAG CTGGTGAAAACAGCAGAGCTGCCCCCAGACAGGAACTACGTGCTAGCGTCCCACCCACATGGGGTCGTAGCCGTCGGAAGCATCTGTAACTTCGCCACGGAGGGCACTGGCTGCTCGCAGCTGTTCCCAGGGCTTCGGTTCTCAGTGGCCATGTTGAATTGTCTCTTGTACATGCCAGGCCATCGAGAGTACTTTCTGTCCTGTG GAACATGTTCTGTGAACCGTCAGAGCCTGGATTATGTTCTATCTCAACCACAGCTCGGCAGGGCTGTGGTCATCGTGGTCGGAGGGGCCAATGAGGCCCTGTATGCCGTCCCAGGGGAGCACTGCCTCACTCTCCGGAATCGTAAAGGCTTCGTCCGCCTGGCACTGAGGCACGG TGCCTCCCTGGTGCCCGTGTACTCCTTTGGGGAGAATGACATCTTCAGAGTTAAGGTTTTTGCCCCAGACTCCTGGCAGCGTCTGTTCCAGATCACCATCAAGAGGCTCCTGAGCTTCTCTCCTTGCATCTTCTGGGGCCATGGTCTCTTCTCAGCCAAGTCCTGGGGCCTGGTGCCCCTCGCCAGACCCGTCACCACTGTGGGTGAGTGCCCTTGTCCAGGGAAGAAGGCCGCTATCTGCTGTGCGTGCAGCCGAGGCCCCTCCCTGACCTGTGTCCCTCTGTCCCTGCAGTGGGCCACCCCATCCCGGTGCCCCAGTGCCCACAGCCCACCGAGGAGCAGGTGGACCACTATCACACGCTGTACATGA